The genomic segment GCTTCGCGGAGTTCATCAACATAGCGCTGCTGGGTCGCCGGGTCTTGCACCTGACTTGCATAGGCTTCGACCTGGCTACTCTGCTGAGCGTTATTCCACACTGTGGCCACGACAGGATACAAAAGAACCCCAACACCAATGAGAACTAACAGCAAAGGAAGGAGTAACCTCGCTGCTGATGATCGGCTAGATGACCAAGGCTTTTTCACTGACCTGTGGCGCAAGCCCATGATGTTTAACACCCCACGAAAATCGGACTGGACGGAAAATAACTTAGGAACCCTGGCGACGGAACATGTAGACGGCGCTACCGCCACCCACCAGAACGATCAGGCCACCGGCCAGGATCAACGTGGTGATACCAGCGCCACCTGTCAGCGGCAGGTTGTGCCCACCGTTGTGCTTAGCATCCGTCACCGTCGGGGTGGACAAAGCGATCGTCTCGTTGCTGCCCTTGTTCACCTGGAAGAAGAACGGGGTAGCCAACAGCGAATAGCCCGGGTGTGCTTTGGTCTCCACCAAGCAGTAGCCCTTAGCCTTCTCCGCCTGATTCTCGACGGCCGCGCCATCGGCGAAGTCATTCACATGCAGGCCCTGCACCGTAGCGCCCGGAACGACATCCGTGCGGATCTTGTTACCCAGGTGGTTAATATCGTCACAGGCGTAGATATCAAAACGAGCTTCATTCAGCGGCTGCTTGTCGCTGTTCTGCTTCACAACCTTGACGTTGCCGAAATAGGTCTTCGGCTTATCCTTCGGGGTTGACGGAGGCTTGGGGTTGGTCGGATCTTCGTGCTCAGAGTACGACGTCAACTCAGCGTCGTTAACCACCGGAGCCAACGGATCGACAGAATTAACGTGCTGCACCATGAAGTCAGCCACCGTCACCAGCTTGCGCTTTTGGGCCGGAAGATTCGAAATCTTTGCCAAACCAGCGGCAGTGAAATCAATGACCAGCTTTGCTTTGCCGGCAGCATTTTCTTGACGCACGGCGTAGTCAACGCCTTCGTTGAAGGTCACCGAGTTGTCAGCCAGTTTCACGGACTTGATGTGACCATCGGTGAGACGCGCCGGGTCATACACGTCGGCGACCTTGTAGGATGCGAGTTTCTGGGACTCGGGAATCTTGGAAGTGATGGTGTACCCGATGCGGTCACCAACATTTTTACCTTGGTCCTGAACCGTCTTGGTAATCACGTCTTCGACGGGCTTATTCTTCGGGTAGACGTGAACGTTGTATTCCCACGTGTTCTTGGTGTTTGGGTTGGTCAGAGGCAGCGTGACGTAGAATTCACGTTCCACGGATTCATAGCCCAGCGGGGCGGAAATTTCTGTGACCTTGTACAGACCAACAGCCAAGCCATCGAATACGGCTTCGCCATTAGCTCCGGTCGGTTTGGTCACGGCGGGGCCGAGGTCGTTGCTCCCGGTTTTAACAACTTTTTCTGCAGCCAACCAGCCTTCGTTGGTGGTGAGGTCGATATTGTTAACCTTCTGAACCTGGAACACGGCGTTACGGAGGGGCTCGCCCAGACCGTTGACGTTATCGCGACGCAAACCATTGTCACGCTCGGTGCCCACGTTGTTCTTGGAGAACTTGTGAATGGTCAGTGAGGTGGGGGCGGTCTTGTTGATGGTTCCTACCGGAGCGTTGGGTATGCTGCTGGACGCACCTGGGACGCTCTTTGTTGCACCGGGGGTTGCCACGGCAACACCCATGCCGATGCCAGTACTGGTGAGAATAACGCCGGTGGCAACGGCAGCGACGAGGCTCTTTTTGAAGATGTTCATGGAAAGCTCTTCCTGGATAGGTCGACGATGGTGTTATAAGTGCTCACTGTTTGTAGGTGCCAGGTGTTTCATTCACTGTTGCACCGAGGGCGCGGATCGTTCATGATGCGTACCTTTCGTTTGTTGCGTTTTATTACTACTTATTCAGTTGTGCGTTGTCGTCTGAAGACAATTCCCGCGAGACCCGCAGCGAGGAGCACCGTGAACATTCCGGCACCGATGTACCCGCCGTGCCCGAATCCACCGGACCGCGGCATTTCGCCAACCATGGCGGGAAACTTAAACACCCACGCACTGGCACTTCCAGTCAACGGTTGTGCCTGCTCAGGCGCGGTAGCTTGATAGGCGGGTACGGTGTAGTACGCCTGCGCGTTGATCTGCGTGTGCGTGTACGCACCTGTAGCTGGAATAGCCTTCGGATCAGTGACGGTGGTGTGGCACACAATCTCACCGTGATGGTTCTTGTCCACCGCGAGGCGCGGGGCGTCGTTACGCGTACCAGAACCAGGAATTACTGTGGCTCCGGTGCACTGCAGGGTGCCAAGGGTTAAGTGCTGGTCGGTATGCGCACCAGTGTTGACATCCATGACAACATCGCTGATGTCAATGGTGTCTAGCGGGTACGAACCAGTGCCGAAGCGGTAGGTGAACTGCACTTCCTTGGCGGTCGGGGCGAGGGGGTACGCCTGTTCCTTGGTGTATGCCTTCTGGGTGTACACCTCTTTATCTACGGTCAGTTCCGGCATTGCCACACTGACGCAGGCTGATGCGGTTTTCTCCTCGGTCGCGACTTTAGCGCCCTTGACATCTTTGCGTGCATCGCCTGAAGCAAATTTCACCTGGTTAACCAACCCTTTATCCATGCTTCCATCAACGCATTGATGGTGGTCACGAACGTCACGGGTAGCTTTCGGATCGGCGACGCGGTAGCGAACCTCTACACGCATCGTTGCTGTCTGCTGTGGCTGGATCTTCTTCATGTCAGCCTTCGCAAGACGCCAGGAACCTGTCTTCTCTTTACGTAGCCCAGCGGGGTTGGTCACCAGATCTCCAGAAACAACCATGCCGATCACGTTCATACCGGAAAGGGTGGTGGGTTCTTCGACGATGTCCTGCGGCGTCGCAGTAAATGCGGAATCGTTTTTTACAGCAACTTCGTAGGTAGCGGTTAACTCCTGATTGGCCACACCAGTGACTACCACGGGGCTGTACACGGCTTTCTTACTGAGGGTAAACGCCGCATTGTGGGGAGCCTTCAGGTCAACGCAGGCGTTTTTCCACTTGTCACGATGGTCTTTGTCGCTGCGCAGCGCCACTGTGTTGACCAAACCAACACCCTCGTGGTTAGAACTGGAGCGACACGTCAGTGCCTTTTCATTACGGACGGTCGCGTCAGGGTCGGTAGCCACATACGTCACCGCTACCGTCATGGACCGTTCGGTGTGAGCACCGATAGGCTGCATCTTGTCGTGCGGGATCAGCCACGAGTTGCCTTCTTGAGCAAGTCTCATGTTCTGCTCCGTGACCAGTTCACCAGAAACATGCACTTCAGCTATGTTCATGCCAGGGAAAGCTTGCGGCGCTTCGAGAATGTCGCCAGGTTGCGCCTGGTGACTGGCATTATTACGAACTTTCACACGGTATTCTGCGGTGATGCGTTGATCCTTCTCACCGGTGAGTGCAATCGGTTCACTTATTTTTTCTTTGTTCACCACAAAGTCAGCGGCGGGCACAACGTTTTTGAACGTACACTCCACGGTGTCCAGATGGTTAGCGTTGCGAACAGTCAGCCCGTTGGCACTGGGGTTTTGCTCAACATAGATGGTGTTGCTGTCCATGCGCGCCGGTGGCACTCCATCAACCACGGTTTTCGACGTCCCGTGCACGTCTTTCGCCGTACACACTGCGGCTTTACGCTGCTTACCGTTGAGGAAAAGGCTCCACCCGGGTTTATTCTGCAGATTTTCTGATACCTCAATTGTCCCCGGCTCAAACCCCTCTCGCCCACGTAGGGTTGGCATGGTCAGCGTTGCGATGCCGTCATCATCGGTTGTTGCCTGCGGCCCCAGTACTTTTTCGACACCGCCTCGGCGTGTCTTGTACAACTGGGAAGTAAATTCGAAGCCCGCCCCAGAAAGACCAGGGGTAGTAATGTCTTTGCTGTTGTGCAAGACCTTACCGTTTGCATCAACAAGTTCCTTTTTGATCACCAACTTGGCACCACAGCCTGCGAAGGATTTCCTCAACTCCTCGCGAAGATGCTCAAACCCGTTGGGCAGGATAATGCGATCTTGGCTGATGGTTTCCAGCAGTTTCAGCTGGCTAGCCACGTAAAGAACGTAGTCGTTATAATATTCGCGCTCAACACCTGGGAAGTCGACGGTTGCCGCATAGCTCTCACGGTGACGGTATTTGTACGTGGTTTCCCATGCTGCGCCTTCAATGCTCTGGCCGTATT from the Corynebacterium durum genome contains:
- a CDS encoding vWA domain-containing protein; translation: MLSSVSALIAAATLVVGTTTHPVVADASPAEKAPYDASAPQVPTSPDSKKEPISPASNPEAAKVASLVAETATDFDGANTSKQADPHAKEADNSIAKTIRAIPRCGLRTALVFDVSQSIGQQGLAASKEAGKTVVDILSGTSTTLSIMNFATEAPGDVNAEVINAKMDSNQDVNNAKQTLDRLTLPGDRDYRRGGTNWSDALKRLSEAADNGEKYDVVYFITDGRPTAPFGWGVVTNDYDVIWAQYYAEQLRSKGTYVVGVGVGFRADSSDRVEIHPNPEYGQSIEGAAWETTYKYRHRESYAATVDFPGVEREYYNDYVLYVASQLKLLETISQDRIILPNGFEHLREELRKSFAGCGAKLVIKKELVDANGKVLHNSKDITTPGLSGAGFEFTSQLYKTRRGGVEKVLGPQATTDDDGIATLTMPTLRGREGFEPGTIEVSENLQNKPGWSLFLNGKQRKAAVCTAKDVHGTSKTVVDGVPPARMDSNTIYVEQNPSANGLTVRNANHLDTVECTFKNVVPAADFVVNKEKISEPIALTGEKDQRITAEYRVKVRNNASHQAQPGDILEAPQAFPGMNIAEVHVSGELVTEQNMRLAQEGNSWLIPHDKMQPIGAHTERSMTVAVTYVATDPDATVRNEKALTCRSSSNHEGVGLVNTVALRSDKDHRDKWKNACVDLKAPHNAAFTLSKKAVYSPVVVTGVANQELTATYEVAVKNDSAFTATPQDIVEEPTTLSGMNVIGMVVSGDLVTNPAGLRKEKTGSWRLAKADMKKIQPQQTATMRVEVRYRVADPKATRDVRDHHQCVDGSMDKGLVNQVKFASGDARKDVKGAKVATEEKTASACVSVAMPELTVDKEVYTQKAYTKEQAYPLAPTAKEVQFTYRFGTGSYPLDTIDISDVVMDVNTGAHTDQHLTLGTLQCTGATVIPGSGTRNDAPRLAVDKNHHGEIVCHTTVTDPKAIPATGAYTHTQINAQAYYTVPAYQATAPEQAQPLTGSASAWVFKFPAMVGEMPRSGGFGHGGYIGAGMFTVLLAAGLAGIVFRRQRTTE
- a CDS encoding SpaH/EbpB family LPXTG-anchored major pilin, with product MNIFKKSLVAAVATGVILTSTGIGMGVAVATPGATKSVPGASSSIPNAPVGTINKTAPTSLTIHKFSKNNVGTERDNGLRRDNVNGLGEPLRNAVFQVQKVNNIDLTTNEGWLAAEKVVKTGSNDLGPAVTKPTGANGEAVFDGLAVGLYKVTEISAPLGYESVEREFYVTLPLTNPNTKNTWEYNVHVYPKNKPVEDVITKTVQDQGKNVGDRIGYTITSKIPESQKLASYKVADVYDPARLTDGHIKSVKLADNSVTFNEGVDYAVRQENAAGKAKLVIDFTAAGLAKISNLPAQKRKLVTVADFMVQHVNSVDPLAPVVNDAELTSYSEHEDPTNPKPPSTPKDKPKTYFGNVKVVKQNSDKQPLNEARFDIYACDDINHLGNKIRTDVVPGATVQGLHVNDFADGAAVENQAEKAKGYCLVETKAHPGYSLLATPFFFQVNKGSNETIALSTPTVTDAKHNGGHNLPLTGGAGITTLILAGGLIVLVGGGSAVYMFRRQGS